The following are from one region of the Populus trichocarpa isolate Nisqually-1 chromosome 8, P.trichocarpa_v4.1, whole genome shotgun sequence genome:
- the LOC18101543 gene encoding probable serine/threonine-protein kinase PBL28 isoform X1, whose product MPFGLVSAWNKRRRSKSQDHSDPWVYKPVEFWQLEDQATQTTKRSHGSSVFTLKEMEEATCSFSEKNLLGKGGFGRVYRGILRSGEVVAIKKMDLPTFKEAEGEREFRVEVDILSRLEHPNLVSLIGYCADGKHRFLVYEYLQNGNLQDHLNGFGKAKVDWPSRLKVALGAARGLAYLHSSSVGVPIVHRDFKSTNILLNENFEAKISDFGLAKLMPEGQETFVTARVLGTFGYFDPEYTSTGNLTLQSDVYAFGVVLLELLTGRRAVDLNQGPSDQNLVLQVRHILNDRKKLRKVIDPELRRGSYTLESIAMFANLASRCIRIESSKRPSMAECVKELQTTIYINSKPIGMGMMTFKMV is encoded by the exons ATGCCTTTCGGATTAGTCTCAGCATGGAACAAGCGACGGAGAAGCAAGTCCCAAGATCACTCGGACCCTT GGGTTTATAAACCTGTGGAGTTTTGGCAACTTGAAGATCAAGCAACTCAAACCACAAAGCGAAGCCATGGATCATCGGTTTTCACACTCAAGGAGATGGAAGAGGCAACGTGCTCTTTCAGTGAAAAAAATTTGCTTGGAAAAGGGGGATTTGGCCGAGTTTATAGGGGCATCCTGCGGTCAGGAGAG GTTGTAGCAATCAAGAAAATGGATCTGCCAACATTCAAAGAAGCTGAAGGGGAAAGGGAGTTTCGTGTAGAAGTTGACATCTTGAGCAGGCTTGAGCACCCAAATCTGGTTTCCTTGATTGGATATTGTGCTGATGGGAAGCACAGGTTTCTGGTGTATGAATATCTGCAAAATGGGAATCTGCAGGATCATTTAAATG GATTTGGAAAAGCAAAAGTAGATTGGCCCTCGAGGTTAAAAGTGGCACTCGGAGCAGCAAGGGGACTTGCTTATCTACATTCAAGTTCTGTTGGCGTACCAATTGTTCACAGAGATTTTAAGTCCACCAACATTCTtctaaatgaaaattttgaagcAAAG ATATCTGATTTTGGTCTTGCGAAGTTGATGCCGGAGGGCCAGGAGACATTTGTTACTGCAAGAGTACTCGGAACATTTGGGTATTTTGATCCCGAGTATACATCA ACAGGGAACCTCACTTTACAAAGTGATGTTTATGCATTTGGAGTGGTTCTTCTTGAGCTCTTAACTGGACGTCGAGCAGTGGACTTAAACCAGGGACCGAGTGATCAAAACCTTGTCCTACAG GTTAGGCATATTTTGAATGATCGGAAGAAACTACGCAAGGTAATTGATCCAGAGCTTCGTCGGGGTTCATACACATTGGAATCTATAGCCATGTTTGCCAACCTGGCTTCACGCTGCATCCGCATTGAGAGCAGCAAGAGACCCTCCATGGCCGAATGTGTGAAAGAACTCCAGacaactatttatataaattcaaaacccATCGGCATGGGCATGATGACTTTCAAAATGGTCTAA
- the LOC18101543 gene encoding probable serine/threonine-protein kinase PBL28 isoform X2: MPFGLVSAWNKRRRSKSQDHSDPWVYKPVEFWQLEDQATQTTKRSHGSSVFTLKEMEEATCSFSEKNLLGKGGFGRVYRGILRSGEVVAIKKMDLPTFKEAEGEREFRVEVDILSRLEHPNLVSLIGYCADGKHRFLVYEYLQNGNLQDHLNGFGKAKVDWPSRLKVALGAARGLAYLHSSSVGVPIVHRDFKSTNILLNENFEAKISDFGLAKLMPEGQETFVTARVLGTFGYFDPEYTSITCSTIGIPINMINYKEMPDHRIEFLAKINQIG, translated from the exons ATGCCTTTCGGATTAGTCTCAGCATGGAACAAGCGACGGAGAAGCAAGTCCCAAGATCACTCGGACCCTT GGGTTTATAAACCTGTGGAGTTTTGGCAACTTGAAGATCAAGCAACTCAAACCACAAAGCGAAGCCATGGATCATCGGTTTTCACACTCAAGGAGATGGAAGAGGCAACGTGCTCTTTCAGTGAAAAAAATTTGCTTGGAAAAGGGGGATTTGGCCGAGTTTATAGGGGCATCCTGCGGTCAGGAGAG GTTGTAGCAATCAAGAAAATGGATCTGCCAACATTCAAAGAAGCTGAAGGGGAAAGGGAGTTTCGTGTAGAAGTTGACATCTTGAGCAGGCTTGAGCACCCAAATCTGGTTTCCTTGATTGGATATTGTGCTGATGGGAAGCACAGGTTTCTGGTGTATGAATATCTGCAAAATGGGAATCTGCAGGATCATTTAAATG GATTTGGAAAAGCAAAAGTAGATTGGCCCTCGAGGTTAAAAGTGGCACTCGGAGCAGCAAGGGGACTTGCTTATCTACATTCAAGTTCTGTTGGCGTACCAATTGTTCACAGAGATTTTAAGTCCACCAACATTCTtctaaatgaaaattttgaagcAAAG ATATCTGATTTTGGTCTTGCGAAGTTGATGCCGGAGGGCCAGGAGACATTTGTTACTGCAAGAGTACTCGGAACATTTGGGTATTTTGATCCCGAGTATACATCA ATTACCTGTAGCACTATAGGTATCCccataaatatgataaattacaagGAGATGCCAGACCATCGGATTGAATTCCTGgccaaaatcaaccaaattgGATAA